In Salana multivorans, a single genomic region encodes these proteins:
- a CDS encoding transglycosylase domain-containing protein, protein MSKTPTKGTRTSSRRPSRKPPRKRGWNYPRAGYGPVRRWLPGWRFLLGTFVAGLAVAIGLVGAAYLTTEVPEPDDLALAQSSTVYFSDGTTPIGTLSEVNRTIVDAGTLPSYVGDAVVASEDRRFYSNSGIDPVGIARALWSNIRGGQRQGGSTLTQQYVENYYLGRTTSYAGKVKEAILAVKVEQEMTKPEILGAYLNTIYFGRGAYGIEAAAKAYFGKPASELTLSESAMLAGIIPAPSAWDPAISPDKAEQRWGRTLDFMLDEGMITQEERDAQVFPEVLQQQRSDRYAGPNGYLLNMVVRELTQGVGGEEAPFTEDELNRLGVSVVSTFDVGQQAAAVETIEQDLPADHAEGLKATLVSIDPTTGGVTALYGGTDFLTEGLNRATQAVYQGGSTFKPFALVAALEQGMTLEQTYDSPGTLEIGDWKVSNFDLRDKGEIDLATATGGSVNTYYAQLNQAISEGGEPGQALVDTAVAAGLPADTVGLVPVLSNVLGNASPHAIDMAGVFATYAAQGIRHQTHVVSEVLSSSGDRLYAGPTAGERAFSASTMADATYAMQQVTGPGGTASQISDLGRPVAGKTGSSQDYRSASFAGYVPQLVTVVALYQQGPDGTEEPITPFGGYDPVAGGSVPANLWLSYMQRVSADWPVMDFPPRSTPVAPSHSPSQEPSEEPSPSEEPSEEPTPTEEPPTETPTPTPTPTPTPTPTPTPSPTPSPTPSPTPTPTPTGDGEDAGTGG, encoded by the coding sequence GTGAGCAAGACCCCCACGAAGGGAACGCGCACGTCCTCGCGCCGACCGTCGCGCAAGCCTCCGCGCAAGCGCGGCTGGAACTACCCGCGTGCCGGCTACGGCCCCGTCCGTCGGTGGCTGCCGGGCTGGCGCTTCCTGCTCGGGACGTTCGTGGCGGGGCTCGCCGTCGCCATCGGCCTGGTCGGCGCCGCCTACCTCACGACGGAGGTCCCCGAACCGGACGACCTCGCGCTCGCGCAGTCCTCGACCGTCTACTTCTCCGACGGCACCACCCCGATCGGCACGCTGAGCGAGGTCAACCGCACGATCGTCGACGCCGGGACGCTGCCGTCCTACGTCGGCGACGCCGTCGTCGCCTCCGAGGACCGCCGGTTCTACTCCAACTCGGGCATCGACCCGGTCGGCATCGCGCGCGCCCTGTGGAGCAACATCCGCGGCGGCCAGCGCCAGGGCGGGTCGACGCTGACCCAGCAGTACGTCGAGAACTACTACCTCGGCCGGACCACGAGCTACGCGGGCAAGGTCAAGGAGGCGATCCTCGCGGTCAAGGTCGAGCAGGAGATGACCAAGCCGGAGATCCTCGGCGCCTACCTCAACACCATCTACTTCGGCCGCGGTGCCTACGGCATCGAGGCAGCAGCCAAGGCGTACTTCGGCAAGCCGGCGAGCGAGCTGACGCTCTCCGAGTCCGCGATGCTCGCCGGGATCATCCCCGCGCCGAGCGCCTGGGACCCGGCGATCTCGCCCGACAAGGCGGAGCAGCGCTGGGGCCGCACGCTCGACTTCATGCTCGACGAGGGCATGATCACGCAGGAGGAGCGGGACGCCCAGGTGTTCCCCGAGGTCCTCCAGCAGCAGCGCTCCGACCGCTACGCCGGCCCCAACGGGTACCTCCTCAACATGGTGGTGCGCGAGCTGACCCAGGGGGTCGGGGGCGAGGAGGCGCCGTTCACGGAGGACGAGCTCAACCGGCTCGGCGTCAGCGTCGTGTCGACGTTCGACGTCGGCCAGCAGGCCGCCGCCGTCGAGACGATCGAGCAGGACCTGCCAGCCGACCACGCCGAGGGCCTCAAGGCGACGCTCGTCTCCATCGACCCGACGACGGGCGGTGTCACGGCGCTCTACGGCGGGACCGACTTCCTCACCGAGGGGCTCAACCGCGCGACGCAGGCCGTCTACCAGGGCGGCTCGACGTTCAAGCCGTTCGCGCTCGTCGCCGCGCTCGAGCAGGGCATGACGCTCGAGCAGACCTACGACTCGCCCGGCACGCTGGAGATCGGCGACTGGAAGGTGAGCAACTTCGACCTGCGCGACAAGGGTGAGATCGACCTCGCGACGGCGACGGGCGGCTCCGTCAACACCTACTACGCGCAGCTCAACCAGGCGATCTCGGAGGGCGGCGAGCCCGGCCAGGCGCTCGTCGACACGGCCGTCGCGGCCGGGCTGCCGGCCGACACCGTCGGGCTCGTCCCGGTGCTCTCGAACGTCCTCGGCAACGCCTCGCCGCACGCGATCGACATGGCCGGGGTGTTCGCGACGTACGCCGCGCAGGGGATCCGGCACCAGACGCACGTCGTGTCCGAGGTCCTGTCCTCCTCCGGCGACCGCCTGTACGCCGGGCCGACGGCCGGTGAGCGCGCGTTCAGCGCGTCGACCATGGCCGACGCGACGTACGCGATGCAGCAGGTGACCGGCCCGGGCGGGACCGCGAGCCAGATCTCCGACCTCGGCCGGCCGGTCGCTGGCAAGACCGGCTCGTCGCAGGACTACCGCTCGGCGTCGTTCGCCGGGTACGTCCCGCAGCTCGTCACCGTCGTCGCGCTCTACCAGCAGGGTCCGGACGGCACCGAGGAGCCGATCACGCCGTTCGGCGGCTACGACCCCGTCGCGGGCGGCTCCGTCCCCGCCAACCTGTGGCTCTCGTACATGCAGCGCGTCTCGGCCGACTGGCCCGTCATGGACTTCCCGCCGCGCTCGACGCCCGTGGCGCCGAGCCACTCGCCGTCGCAGGAGCCGTCGGAGGAGCCGAGCCCGTCCGAGGAGCCCAGCGAGGAGCCGACGCCGACGGAGGAGCCGCCGACCGAGACCCCGACGCCGACGCCGACCCCCACACCGACGCCGACCCCGACGCCGACCCCCAGCCCGACGCCGTCGCCGACCCCGAGTCCCACGCCGACGCCGACCCCGACGGGCGACGGCGAGGACGCCGGCACCGGCGGGTAG
- a CDS encoding PadR family transcriptional regulator produces MRNRADVLDLAVLGRLADGPQHGYELRKSLMTTLGVFRTLSFGSLYPRLRALEERGLLTSSSTSAGDPGALPHALAGRRSRIVYELTATGKEHLAESLAAWDPTAWDDDAFDVRFSMFAVTDHTTRLRILEGRRARVLERREASRAAQAKNRERRDAYTLELQRHGLDLLERELGWLDGLIAAERTGAGPGHPAQHGPPGQHGLPAQQGFAAQHGARDTTDVRPAASSPSTDPSGTDR; encoded by the coding sequence ATGCGCAACCGCGCCGACGTGCTCGACCTTGCCGTCCTCGGACGGCTCGCGGACGGGCCGCAGCACGGGTACGAGCTCCGCAAGAGCCTCATGACGACCCTCGGGGTCTTCCGCACGCTGTCCTTCGGCTCGCTCTACCCGCGCCTGCGGGCGCTGGAGGAGCGGGGGCTCCTGACGTCGTCGTCGACCTCGGCCGGGGACCCGGGCGCGCTCCCGCACGCCCTCGCCGGCCGCCGCTCGCGGATCGTCTACGAGCTGACGGCGACGGGGAAGGAGCACCTCGCGGAGTCCCTCGCCGCGTGGGACCCGACCGCGTGGGACGACGACGCCTTCGACGTCCGGTTCTCGATGTTCGCCGTCACCGACCACACGACGCGCCTGCGCATCCTCGAGGGTCGGCGCGCTCGGGTCCTGGAGCGCCGCGAGGCGTCCCGGGCGGCGCAGGCGAAGAACCGCGAGCGCCGGGACGCCTACACGCTCGAGCTGCAGCGACACGGGCTCGACCTCCTCGAGCGCGAGCTCGGCTGGCTCGACGGCCTCATCGCCGCCGAGCGGACGGGGGCCGGCCCCGGCCACCCCGCCCAGCACGGCCCTCCGGGCCAGCACGGCCTTCCCGCCCAGCAGGGCTTTGCGGCCCAGCACGGCGCTCGCGACACCACGGACGTCCGCCCGGCGGCGTCCAGCCCATCCACCGATCCCAGCGGCACCGACCGTTGA
- a CDS encoding inositol-3-phosphate synthase → MSSIRVAIAGVGNCASSLVQGVEFYKDADPNGSVPGLMHVQFGEYHVGDLEFVAAFDVDAKKVGQDISAAIVSSENNTIKIADVPPLGVTVQRGPTLDGLGKYYRETIEESDAEPVDVAQVLRDAEVDVLVCYLPVGSEEAAKFYAQAAIDAGVGFVNALPVFIAGTKEWADKFEAAGVPIVGDDIKSQVGATITHRVLARLFEERGVVLDRTYQLNVGGNMDFKNMLERDRLESKKVSKTQAVTSNIKDGPLAGKKDDRNVHIGPSDYVAWLDDRKWAYVRLEGRAFGEVPLNLEYKLEVWDSPNSAGIIIDAVRAAKIALDRGIGGPILSASSYFMKSPPEQYDDETARAKVEAFIRGE, encoded by the coding sequence ATGAGTTCCATCCGCGTCGCGATCGCGGGCGTCGGCAACTGCGCGAGCTCGCTCGTCCAGGGCGTCGAGTTCTACAAGGACGCCGACCCGAACGGCTCCGTCCCCGGTCTCATGCACGTCCAGTTCGGCGAGTACCACGTGGGCGACCTCGAGTTCGTCGCCGCGTTCGACGTCGACGCCAAGAAGGTCGGCCAGGACATCTCGGCCGCCATCGTGTCGAGCGAGAACAACACGATCAAGATCGCCGACGTCCCGCCGCTCGGTGTGACGGTGCAGCGCGGCCCGACCCTCGACGGCCTCGGCAAGTACTACCGCGAGACGATCGAGGAGTCGGACGCGGAGCCCGTCGACGTCGCCCAGGTGCTGCGTGACGCCGAGGTGGACGTGCTCGTCTGCTACCTGCCCGTCGGTTCGGAGGAGGCCGCGAAGTTCTACGCGCAGGCCGCGATCGACGCGGGCGTCGGCTTCGTCAACGCCCTCCCGGTCTTCATCGCCGGCACCAAGGAGTGGGCCGACAAGTTCGAGGCCGCCGGTGTGCCGATCGTCGGCGACGACATCAAGTCGCAGGTCGGCGCCACGATCACGCACCGCGTGCTGGCCCGGCTGTTCGAGGAGCGTGGCGTCGTGCTCGACCGCACGTACCAGCTCAACGTCGGCGGCAACATGGACTTCAAGAACATGCTCGAGCGCGACCGCCTCGAGTCGAAGAAGGTCTCCAAGACCCAGGCCGTGACGTCCAACATCAAGGACGGCCCGCTCGCCGGCAAGAAGGACGACCGCAACGTCCACATCGGCCCGTCGGACTACGTCGCCTGGCTGGACGACCGCAAGTGGGCCTACGTCCGCCTCGAGGGTCGCGCGTTCGGCGAGGTGCCGCTCAACCTGGAGTACAAGCTCGAGGTGTGGGACTCCCCGAACTCGGCCGGCATCATCATCGACGCCGTCCGCGCTGCCAAGATCGCGCTCGACCGGGGCATCGGCGGCCCGATCCTCTCGGCGTCCTCCTACTTCATGAAGTCGCCGCCGGAGCAGTACGACGACGAGACGGCCCGCGCCAAGGTCGAGGCCTTCATCCGCGGCGAGTGA